A segment of the Leptolyngbya sp. NIES-3755 genome:
TCCATTAATGCGAAAGATGACTGCCTTTGATGGTCCCGCTGAACAGTTTGTGTTTTACGATGCTGACAGTTTAGCGATGCAGCCGTTAGATAAAGTGTTTGCGAAACTGCGTGAATATGATTTTGTCTTCGATGATTGGGAACACGCAAAACCAACCCCGATCGCGGCTTTTAATCTTGAACTCGTTCAGCAAGCAACTCAATTATCTGAGCCAGAAGCACGAAAGAAAATTCATTGCTCTAGCTTTTTTGGATCTAAACGTGGACTGCTCAACGTGCAAAACCAAGCCGTATTTAAGCAACATTTAATTCAGGATCAGGAGATTGCTTGGATTAATGAAAAATCTTGGTGGTGTGATGCGGACTTATTTAGCTATCTCACATTTCGGTCTGGTCTTCCCACGTTCAATTTCACGCTTAGCCCTGATGGACAAGATCGAACTGGAAACTGTGCGGATGGCGATCCCTTTGTTGTGCGGGATCAGGTGTTGTACAACCAAGATGGATTAAAGCCGATTCACCGACTGCACTACATGGGGTATTCGTCGATCGAGTTTACGCGCCTGTCCCAAGGAGAAGCCGTACAACTTCCACATGAAGAAGTTTTTCTACACTACCGTTTCCTCAAAAATCCCGCTGAAAAACCGCGATCGCTAAAGCCGCCTAGCCCGGTGGTAAAGT
Coding sequences within it:
- a CDS encoding hypothetical protein (similar to AA sequence:cyanobase_aa:Npun_F3711); the encoded protein is MSSRGIYTLANDAVYDQCIALINSIEANVSTEIPIYVIPYNQHCDRLKQEIDRRDNVIFYENKESIERWDAFTEEVWAAHPITKQAAFKRPKWYKSPLMRKMTAFDGPAEQFVFYDADSLAMQPLDKVFAKLREYDFVFDDWEHAKPTPIAAFNLELVQQATQLSEPEARKKIHCSSFFGSKRGLLNVQNQAVFKQHLIQDQEIAWINEKSWWCDADLFSYLTFRSGLPTFNFTLSPDGQDRTGNCADGDPFVVRDQVLYNQDGLKPIHRLHYMGYSSIEFTRLSQGEAVQLPHEEVFLHYRFLKNPAEKPRSLKPPSPVVKFNRFIGKAANKASTTLENFVGQRN